The nucleotide sequence tagacgcaaaatcaaccggcttgatgaagaaatcaagtgctcaagcttgccaaagtgatgctctcacttaatccactctcctttcactcaaaaccctaagggaatcgaagattagagcaaagggggaaggagaggggtgctttagttgcttgggagctattgaGCATGAAGTGGGTCAGCTATGAATGAGTTcgtaatggttagaagtgaagagaggagtatttatactccaagagaaaatctaaccgttcagatctacgtcggaagttccgatgtAGATCTCGAGACTTCCGACGATAACAGAAAGGACTGTTCACATAGGGTCAAAAGTTCGCACGTGCAAGTTAATGTCGGAACTCCCAGCAAACATCGGGACTTTCGacggtcagaacttccgacgtacgtcgggacttccgatgtgcGCAGTTAAACAACCAGCCAGCATCGCTGATGCCGGGACTTCTGGcttgggtcgggagttctgacgagCGCAGATAGCCGGCCAGCAGAACCATCGATGTCAAGaatcccggcttgggtcaggatTTCTGACATCCACATTCACCgcacaggctaagtgactgggagtcagaacttccagcaagagtcatgacttctgaCTGTCGAGAGTTCtagcttaggtcgggacttctgacaccgaCAGTCATAGCAAAATAATCTACGTGCTTGTGGAGtgttagagtgtctctcttttgattttattttaatgcttgagcactctatcttcctcagaccaactaaatttgcatccctctttatagtgcggtggatcctaaactcaaaaacaaaattaaaacctttggagagcgttttgagttcgtccgccttttcaacttcaagaattgagggataccatttcatcttgatcaactctttgattctttcatgggactaatagttgTGACatgtctcattaagatcacattagtccctaatttggatatcatcaatacaccaaaactcacatagggggcaaatgcactttcactttggctaagctcacaaggctgctatgtcaatgtaaatggccaagacagtgagcttgagccagccatggggcttaaatagaagcccccacgaaatgagtcgttggctcctcagtccactaaaaaacaagacgaccggacgctagaccccagcgtccggtcgtgcgatgtgtgccacgtgtcccccgcttcaaacactgatcgcctgatctcaatggtcatcagtacacttaagttgtgactggacgcgctgcttcgaagtgaccagatgcaggacctcagcgtctggtcgtttctagtaggcatctagaagcgaaaaatcacgaccgaacgcgtccggtcatgcccgaccggacaaacccagcgttcggtcactcgacgtcatcatacgtcatactgaccggactcaggccctgagcgtccggtcatttcttgcgccagcgtccggtcataataTCGAAACCGCACGCTCATTGCTGCCACTGACAGGATGCGccagtccttcagagaccagcgtccggtcacttacaacgACCATGTTCACCTGAGTTTAGCCACCGAACATGTCCGTTACACTCTGTGataccctgtcttttctgtatagggcgtcggtggcaccatcggactgtccaccggtgaagttcctaacccttgctcaaatgtgccaaccaccaagtgtatcaccttgtgcacatgtgtgttagcatatttttacaaacattttcaagggtgttagcattccactagatcctaaaatgcatatgcaatgagttagagcatctagtggcactttgataaccgcattttgatacgagtttcacccctcttaatagtacgactatcgatcctaaatatgataacactcactaagtgtctcgatcaccaaaataaaatggctcctactatttatacctttgccttgagccttttgtttttctctttcttcttttcaaatccaagcacttgatcatcaccatggcatcaccatcatcatgtcatgatcttcatttgcttcatcacttggaatgtgctacctatctcatgatcacttgataaagtaggttagcacttagggtttcatcaattcaccaaaaccaaactagagctttcatcagtCTCATTCCTCCTTTTGGCGTAGAATTTATGATTACTATGAGACCCACAGGAAGTCATTTGCAAGCCGAACAGAGAGTTCACTAAAGCATAGATGGATGTATATTTTGGAGAATGTCAACAAGTATTGTGCTTGCTATGATGCGATTAACCGTATGAATCAAAGTGGAAAAACCATTCAAGACAAGGTCATTCTTTTTCTTATTTCAGTAATCTTAGAAGACATACACGTTGATATTTAATAAACACATATGTTTGCAAATTTCTAAAGCATTAACTATGTTCAAAGGAATGAACGGTGAGAAGACATTCACTCTCATGCAGTGCTAGAACATTTTGAAGGATGAAGAGAAGTGGAAGGCCAAGAGGAGGGAACTGGTAGAGCTGAAGCAAGCCGGTAACAAGAAAAAGAAGGTTCACCCAGACTCCACTCCCATGAATGTACAAGTCAACATCACTAAAGATATCACTGAGATTGCACCTCCAGAGTCCAAAGCCCGAAAGAGGCCACAGGGACAGAAGAAGGCAAAAGATGCTCTAAGgcaaggaggaggtgaagcttgcATGGAGGCTTTGGACAAAATGTGGGCGAAGAAGGAGGCATTTGACatggagaaagagaagaagaaagaggagagGCACATGGCTTTACTTGAGCTAGAGAAAAGGCGCCTGACATTAGAAGAAAAAAAGGTAGAAGCTGAATTGCAGAAGGTGGAAAATGACACGATCGAAAAGGAAGAAAAAATAATGGCAATGGACATTAGCGCCCTGACCCCGCTGGAGCAACAATACTACACGGTTATGCAGCAGAAGATTGTTGCTGGTCGTCTGGCCAATTAGATGTAGTTCCTTTCATTTTATTTCCACAGCCAACTATTTTTATCTTGTCAGTCAGTGAacttttgttttattttatatGTATAAATGGCAGGCTGCATGGAGCCGTCGTGCATGGCACTGTGCCGGTAACTACCACTGCATGATAGATAGTCATCGTTCAGGATATATGTAAAATCGATCGATCGGTTCCAAGTTGTGACATGACATCAAATGAATGTTGAATTACACTGGATGCATGGTATCTGGGCAAAGTGAAATAACAGCACACACTCGAATTTACTGTGTGGATTTTGACCGCTCATGATTGATAATTGACACCTAAACACCACTGAAAGAGATTGGAAGCAATAAAAATTTAAATTATACCACACAAGTGCACTAATCTAATTCAATAGAATAGAAAATGGTTTACAAAGTACTGATTGCAATTTGAAGCTGAAAAAGTACTCACGCTAATAAATACATAGAAGTCCTATCAACTTAATATTTATGAGGAAAATACCACCAGAGGTGCTCGATGAGGTCTGCTTTTAACTGGTGGTGTATTTCCTTGTCTCTGATCCTTTTATGCGCTTCAATGAATTCATCCAGGGTGCGATTACTCTCATGAGAAGGTTCCATATTTTGGCCACCATAATCGAACCGCTCAGTAGGGTCAACGACTCCCTCATCTTCGACAATCATATTGTGCATAATAACACAAGCTTTCATGATGTTGCCCAGTGTCTCCGTGTCCCATAAACGACCTGCTCCTCGAACAATGGCGAACCTTGATTGCAGAACCCCAAAAGCTCTCTCGACATCCTTCCTCGCTGTTTCCTGTGCTTTGGCAAAATATTTGTTCTTGTTCCCCATAGGCTGAGAGATGGACTTCACTAAAGTAGCCCATGATGGGTATATACCATTGGCTAGATAATAACACATCGTATAATCATGACCATTTATGGTATAATTCACCTCaggagctctgccctcagccAGCTTAGCAAATAAAGGAGACCGgtgaagcacattgatgtcattaTGAGACCCAGGCATTCCAAAAAAGCATGCCATATCCAAAGATCGTTGGAAGCAATAGCCTCCAAAATAATAGTGGGCTCCTCCATATGCCCCTTGTACTGACCCTGCTACTCTACAGGACAATTCTTCCACGTCCAATGCATACAATTGATGGACCCTAACATACCAGGAAAATCATTTTGCTCACCGATGTTGTGTTAGCCTCATTAGGATATCTCAGGTATTCTTCTTCCAATAAATCAACAACTGCAGCAACGAACCTACATAGGCTCTCAATTGCGGTACTTTCTCCAATGCGAACATACTCATCCGTAGCATCAGCTAGAACTCCATATGTTAGCATACGAAATGCTATTGTGACTTTCTGAAAGCAATTTAATTCAAAAACATTGGTTGCACTCCTTTTTTGCACAAAGTAGTCATCGTATGATTCTACAGCATTCATTATGCGTACAAAAAGGTCCCGACTCATCCTATACctaaaattaaaaaataaaataaatgttAGAATAATTACTTAGCGTACTAATGATCATATCACAAGTGAATGCGCACAAACCTCCGACAGAATAAATTTGGGCCATATGTCGGATCATCAGCCAAGTAATCTTGAAACATCCTTTGATGCTCGCTTTCTCTATCTCGGTAAATAACTTTATGCCTAGAACAAAACCACCATGTctttcttttttatttgaataTGTTTCAACAATTGCAGCTGCTAACATGATGAGACAATCATCGTCGTCTGATGAAGAATCTTCTAATTCTCTTTGCAACAGAGATTTCTCAGCAGCCATGATTGAACCGACCTTGCGAGGCAGCCTGCAGGCTGTGACTGCCGTGGCCAGCTCGGACCTGCTCGCAGGGCCGGTCCTGAGTTTTTGTGGACATAGAAGGAAACTAAAATTTTAGACCCTTTTATATAAACATGATAATACTACTAAGTACTGCTCATTGctagtatatatacatatatacagaaTATTACTATTCATATGAAATAATTTATATACATATTAAAATACCTAAAAATTTCTTCTAACATTCCTCGATGAGAAGTCATCAATTATAGTGTCAATATCAATCTCATCCAACAAACACTTCTCAATGCTTATGTTGTCAATCCATTTAACATCTCTTATGACATTGTAGATCTCGAATAGTTCTTTAGTAATTTTAGTTTCGAGAAACAATTAGTAAATGTAATTTCAAATAATATCAGTATGCTAGATAAAAAAATTCACAAAGATTAAACTATTATACACTACATAGGGAGTCGTGCCTAACACATTGAATATTTGAATACTCTAGCATCAGTCGTACATGATTAGGATGACAGAGATTCATACGTGATTGGTTGGTTGCCGCTGCCTGCCTGCTGAAAGCCTGGCTGCCTGTAATACGTCGTCGCCCTATGCGGATCACCGTGCAGAAGTGCTCGGCGGGCGACTCGCTGCCTGGCGGCGGTGGTGTCTGCCTGGCCGTGACTCGTGAGGAAGCCGAGAAGtcagagaagagaggagacaaGTCGCGTGATCACGAAGACACGGATACGGATACACGGCGTGGCTACGacctggcggcggcggctgggatggtgggcggcgctcggcaaaggcagGAGAAGTATCACGACAAAACAACACAACAAGCTGGGAAAAAAATAATGTGGGccttaaatttgattttttagatGCCATTTATTTAAAACTCTTGAAGATgactatctttttctcttccaaTATCTTTTTAGGAGTTGTTAAACTATaagtttttaggagaaaaaattaGAGAACTCTCAGAGATGCTCTTATTATGTCTGAAAATTGGGAAACATGTATAGAATGATAGATCCCGATTAGGGCTTATTATAGATGAAAGCCATATCCCAGCATACTCATCCTCTAGTTCCTTGTGGATCTTATCACTCTTTCCCGCTTTCATGTTTCATCATCATAACTAATGAACTGTAAAATGAATATCATTACTGTgtgaaagaaggaaaaaaaatacTGTGTGAAAGAAGGGAAAAAACACAATCAATCATTTATACTACAAAAGATCGAATGCGATGGTATTAACTTAGCACTGCTACTGAACGCCTTCTGTTCAAAGTTGCCATAAATTTCACCCACATCTGCCTTGGTTTGTGTAACCAAGTATATATACAAATATAACAGAGGAAGCAAAAGAAACACTTGAAGATTAACATCTGGTAACACTAGCAAGGTACCGAAACTTTCAACCAAGTTGTAAAAAACATTAGTTACAAAAAgacttcaaaatctaagcactaaTCTTTTCGAAAGCAAGAGCTAATCATGTATCAGAGTACAAGACATTTCTTTTGATGGAATATATTATGCTATCTAAAATACCATAAGATGATTGCCATAATCTTCAGTTTCCTATGAAATTTCAAATTTCTAATATCCCTTCAGCTAGTAAATTTAAGGGACAATTATCTGGCagacatccaaagtgatggtcgtTTGGTGGCGGACACCCCGTTTTGAGCAGTTTGCTAGAAGACACTCTAGTTCGTTGAAATTATGTCACAGGACACCGCGGCCCGGTttcagccggttgaggagagagaaaattttgttttggacatccggtgcccctgagccacaCTTGGGTCCGCCCCCAACCTGGTCTGGTTGGACCCAACAGAGGGAATGGCGCCGCTGTACCCCAATGCCAGCATCCACATGCAGAAGCAAGGGCTCTGCTCCCACGATGCGGTGTTGCCGTCGTTGCCACTGTCGCTAGCCTCGTCCAGGAACCCCAGGAGCTCGGCAAAGCGAAGGTGGCCGCGGGCGTGCTCCACGCCGTCGTGCACGTGGGTGGCGAGCACGACGGTGTTCCCGAGCTTCTCCAGCGCGCACCACACGTCGGAGATCCATAGAGGCGCCCTCGAGTGCGCACTGCGCCGCCTCCGCACAGGGCCCCTGGTGGCGGCGCCTGTGGGGTCTCAGGCGAGCCTCCCATGTGGGGTCTCCGTGAACTACTAGGTCTGCCTCCAGCCACACTCCCCCACGCTCTACCACGCCACCGGTGGCCTCGGTCTGCAGCCGCCCGCATCCACCCACAGGTCGTGTGCAGGTCTGTAGCCGCCCCCGCCGGTTTGCAGGTCACCCGCGTCCACAACGGCATGACGCATCCGTCCACGCGTAGGTCGCGTGCCCACTCGCATGCCCACAGGTCGCCGTCGTACTTAGGCCATGCCCCACCATGGCTGCGAGCTAGGAGCTCGCCGGTGCCTGGCCTGTGAGCAGCAGCAGCTCACGCAGTAATGCTTCGGTTGTGCGTGGGGGCCGCAGGTCGTGGCGGCTACAGGGCATGAGGAGTCTACGACGGCGTGTGAGGTAGCAGGacatgatgagtacaggcccgatcttccgagaggtagccggtaagttcgatttgtggagatctcgacgttggcgatccggcttcaaatcagacacgattcgaaccctgcaaccgttacaccaccgctccgttggttatcaaccaagcacaacttgattgacctcaccaagaaggcttttcctgcaagcgaatcgaagagcacaagcaagaaggtaaaacacgcaatctgaaattgcaaatatgaatgacgcgaatatcaatagagggttcaagaactcggttccaaaggactaatcgacacagtggaggagatcaagaacgggggccctggatcactgtaaaaggatttgtcaccacagttacaatgaacgattcagtttctcgatagaaaactaaactctaaacaaaacccaattgtgtagcagcggcggcggctgtgtttatagtctaagactcgacctagggttggggacggccaggggttgggcgcccacaacttgggcttaaggcccgacacgatacatggccaagttggcccaaataggtgatgcagcaccttgccatggtcacacagaatgatccacggaccttctggagctgggaccagatccaaaacgacggcatcgtcgtcccctttccaacgcatccaagaatggcccgtttcgatgtcgtatgaggaagttatgaccgaaacagtgacgacgtgtctgctgaatccgaggacgacgtggcagctgagttggaaacgaattgcaacttggggaagaccatggcgtcgatgtgtccagcgtggtgatgtcctcatcaggacaTGGGCGACAATAGGCTACAGTGGCACGTGGGTCCGCAGGGCGCACCGGTAGCAGGCCGTGATGGCACGGGTGATGGGAGCTCGACCATGGTGGTCCTAATATAGTGAGGGAAGAGGGGACCGCGCTAGCACGACAAGTGGGGAGGGGAGCTCAACCAAtggaagaagagaagagaagaggaggaggaaaaaGATGACAGGTGGAGCCCGCGCgtcagtgagagggagaggggtgGACCCAACTGTGGCTCAGGGGCATCGGATGTCCAACTGCAACTGATCCACGATGTCCTGTGGTCTAATTTCACCAAACCAGAGTGTCTTGTAGCAAACTGCTCAAAACGGAgtgtccgccagcaaacgacCATCACTTTGGATATCCGCCAGACAATTTTCCCTAAATTTAAAGGGCATATCCAGTGCAAAGAGCTCCTACTCTATACGGGGTCTAGGGAAGACTGTttgtggcaagccttaccctcgcctgtgcaatgcgaggagaccgcgactcgaacccaggaccttccaaTCACAGGTGGTAAAACTCTACCGCTTACACCAGACCCGCCCTTCTTCAGCTAGTAAATTTAAAAGGAAAATATTTTCTAAACAAATGATTGCACCAAAACATATTCCACTTTACAAAATCAGGAGCTAATAACCATATTGTTCCAATTTCCAAGAAGTATGACATGCTTTAAGCTAATAATTGAATGGTTGACAGTGTTATACAGTCGGCTAGTCAACAACCAGTTTGACTAATAGGGCCTAGTCAGTCCTTGTCATCCTATACATTCCACGACATATACTATAGAGTACAACTATATGAATCAAGCACCAAGGGTATAAAAGAACTAGAAGTTGGTCACTTACTTGTGAAAGTACTACTCCATTGTCGAGAACTCCAGATCCTAGTTCAAATCTCCACATTCTTGCTGATTTGGTGAAACAAGGAAATCAGAAAAGGAGAAACAATATGCAGTAGATCACAACCGCACAAGAGGATCAgcacataaacataataaaatAGGTACCATAGCACCCAGCATGAGCATACATGAGTAAGCAAGTTCGGTACATAATTACACAATGTCATCAAATGATAAAAAGCTTTAGTGCTCAGCTGACAACACATCAACATTAAGTAGTCCAACACAAATAGCAAGGCTGCCATCTATTGATCTAAATAAGCAAATCAACATCCAAATGAAAGCTACGTGCATCTCCAGCTGTTGCAGGTCCACTAGAGTCTTCATCCTGTTCCATTCCTGCTTCAGAATCAGATTCAACTTGCTGCTCTTGCGCTACATCTCTCCTATCATGGTCACTGTCATCTTCTTCAGTGATGTCTAGAGCAGCTGCTGTGTTCCTTGGACGCTTCCTCCTCCTAGCATAAGTCTGGCTGACAGAGGCTGCtgcacaagcagcagcagccctAGGCAAGTTATGACCTTGTTGGCTCTCAGTTGCCCCAATAGTTTCATGCACATTAGCCCAAGTCAACTCATTACCATGagttgcatgaaccgactaacaatTTTCATCCACCCATTCATTTTCCCATTCAAATTCTTCAAGCAaggtgggggggggggtgcatatCTTTCCTTTGGAGCCAAGCTCTCTAGTTTTTTTAAACTTATTTGACATCTTTCGGTTGTAACTAACATATACCAATTTAGTTAACCTCTTATACTCCAATCTGTTTCTCTTTCTGCTGTGGACCTACAAAAAAACACTGTAAAATCACAAAGGTCTGTAAGCAATATTGCTACAAAACTCAAATTACTCAGTAGTAGTAATAACATTGGCAAAAGCACTCCAATCACGCCCACAATCAGATGTTGAACAACAAAGACTGGTTATTCTTTTTGCTAAACTTTGGAGCTCATACGCTAGGCCACAAAATGAACCCCACCAAAAGGCTGCAACATATTTCGATATTAATCAGTTCATTATAACCAAAGAGAAGCTTGAGAAGGTAAAGAAACTTTAGTTGGGAAAACTTACATGGGCTTCTTTTATCTCTATGGCTTATGACTACTGCCCTTGAGAAGCAATCACCTTCGGACCTCTCGTACTCATAAGCCTACTTGCTAA is from Miscanthus floridulus cultivar M001 chromosome 7, ASM1932011v1, whole genome shotgun sequence and encodes:
- the LOC136465514 gene encoding uncharacterized protein, which gives rise to MGNKNKYFAKAQETARKDVERAFGVLQSRFAIVRGAGRLWDTETLGNIMKACVIMHNMIVEDEGVVDPTERFDYGGQNMEPSHESNRTLDEFIEAHKRIRDKEIHHQLKADLIEHLWWYFPHKY